The Sulfuricurvum sp. IAE1 genomic interval ATTTCCATCGGCATCGAACTTACAAGGTTTTTGGGGATGTCGATTCCTGAAGCCGAGGCGACGGCGGCTTTGACCGCATTGTGGAAAACGGCTTCCCCGCTGAGGATGGTGATCGCTCCGAGGGTTCCGTTGCCGTTGAGGCTGAAGCGTACCCCTACTTCCCCTTCCATACCGCGGCGGCGTGCCGAAGAGGGGTAGCGGAGGTTGCTTTGAATCGCGGAGCGCAAAGAGGAGAGAAAAGCCCGTTTTTCCACCGTATTGTCGGGCTTGGCCTGGGGGGCTTGTGCCGTCGGCACGGCCGGGGCGCTCTGGACGACATCGGAAGGTTTCGGGAGTGCCGCGGGTGTCGAAGGGGCGGACACCGGCGTTGGCGCGACCGCCGGGGCGGGAGATTGCGCGGAAGGTTTCAGCGTTGAGGGGCTCGTAGACGGCCGGACGGGAGGCAAAGCCGGTACCCGCTCAGCGCTTCGTTGAGCCTTTGGGGATGAAACCATCGGCGGCAATGGAACGGCGATACGCTGTTCCACGGGCTGGAACGACATGATCTTGAGCGGTATCTTGGTCGTTTCCGCGGGAGGGGTCGTCCGGGAGAGGACCCAGAAAGCCAGGGAACCCATCAGGGCATGAAAGGCGAGTGAGAGGGCAAAGGATTTGCGGGCGTACGTCATAGGTGTAACCATCCGTTGAATATAGCGATCCCTACCGCGCCCAGAAGAACGGGCGCCGCATGATGCAAAAAGCGGCGATACGTACCTAAATGCTCCAGGCTTTCCCGGAGAATTTTGGTCAGCACAAGGGAAAAAAACAAAAACCACAGGACGGTGGCCCCAAAAGCGAACGCCAGCCCGTACGCCAGGGCGGCGTACCAGGTGGTTGCGGCGGCGGAGAGGGTCATCATCGTGACCACCGGAGCGCAGATTGACATCGACAGCAGTGCCCCGCTCAGGAAGAGCGAAAAAACGTTGTCGGATGGGGCCGAAGGGGCGTTACAGCATCGCTGCGCGCGCCGCGCGTCCATCCACAACCGAAACGCCAGCACCATCGTGACGCTCCCCAGAAGGTATCCCATCAAGACGGTGTCGCGGAGGAGTGATTTGATAAAAACTGATCCCGCATACGCAGCCATCGCCAGGGTCACGTAGCCGCTGATGCGCCCCACCATGAGGGGAAGGAGTGCCCGAAGGCTTTGTGACCTGGTAGCCCCGTTGGCCAGCAGGATGGGGGAGACGATCGGCATGCACGAGAGCATGCATGCGGTCGCTCCGTAGGAGAGGGCGATCAGAAAAAGGGAGACGAGCGATAACGGTTCCACCCTTTATCCCTTCCACCATTTATCGATCTTGACCCGTTTTTTAAACGACTCTTTGGACGAGGTGAGGATCGTGGCAGGACCGTATTTGAAGCTCATGACCCCATCGTGCGGACAGAATTCGACGCATCGCCCGCAAAGGGTGCAGTCGGTGTGGGTAATGTCGCGATTCCGCGCCGGTGCGCCGATCTCGTAAATATCCATCGGACACGCTTTGACGCAGTTCGAACACCCTTCGCAGTGGGATGAACCGTTTTTGACGAGGCGCAGCAGGCCGATTTTTTTGAACAGGGTCTGCATCGGCAGGATCGGGCAGATGCGGCAAAACGGCTGCCGTACGAAAAGAGCGAGGGCCACCATCAGGCCGAACAGCAGATCGGCAATAAGCGAGAGGGCAAAGTACCCCCACCCCGCCTGAGAGATGTAAACCTGGCTCATATCGCCCACCGCCAGGGTCGTCATAATACGGCTTGGACAGATGGAACAAAACGGCGATCCCCACTCATGCCCCAGCAAACCGATCCCCGTCAGCAGCGGGAAAATGAGTACCAGAAAGAGAAAAATAAACCATTTGACCGGGCGGATTTTGTTTACCGTACCGGCCGAGAGGGAGGGGAGCTGTTTCATCCCCAGCTTCGTCCCGATCATCCCGACGCTCTCCTGAAAGAATCCCAAAGGGCAGAGCCATCCGCAGAACGCTTTGTTGAGGATCAGGATCAAAAGGGCAACGGTACCGACGGTGATCGCGGTTCCCATCAGTGCTTGCATGATGCCCGCATGTTCGGTAAAGAGGGTCGAGACGCGGTGGTCCATCTGGTGTTGCAGCGGGATGAGGGCGCAATAGTCGCCCCCCTTCATGTCGTAGGCGCACGAGAGGGCCGGAAGGGCCTGGGTGAGTTTATCGTCGGTGTAAAACGTGGTGAAAACGGTTGCCCCGTAGACGAAAAAGAAAAAGGCGGTGAGCTGTACGACACGGCGTAGTGCCGTTACGGTCAGAAATTTATCCATTGTGTCCCCCTTTGCGGCTGCGTCGATAGAAGAACAGCCCCGCTAAAAATCCCGTCGCCGCCGCAGCGGTACCCCATTCGAGCGATTGCCAGTGGTTGTTCGGGTTGGGCGAGTAGGGCATCGAGAAGGTGGTGACGTAACGGATACCCCCCTCTTCATGGCGCAGGGTCAAAAGAAATTCGGAAGGTTTGTTGCCGCGGCCCGGTTTTACATTCTCAAAATCATCGGGAAGGGTCACTTCCGCCGTGCCGTCCGATCCGCTCTCATAGGTTTTTGCGCCGCTTCGGCTGGTTTCCAGAACCAGAGGGGTGTTTGGCAGGGGCTTACCTTTGAACAGTGCGACAAATCGGTACGTTTTGGAACCCGTGTAGCGGTCGTGTTCGCGATGCAGGGGATCGGGGACGATTTCGAGGACGGTTTTGGGAAGGGCCGTGAGCTTGGTCGGAGAGACTTTGGCGGGGCGGCCGAAGAGCGACAGGTACCGGATAGCGCCGTAAACGTTGCCGCTGACGTTGCTTTCCGCCACCATCGCATAATATCCCCCTAATTTGGGTGCGGGGAGCATCACCGTATTTTGGTTGAAGCGGAGTTCTTTGAGCGAGAGGTCGGGAAGTACGAGCCGGGCGGTCGCATTCCCTTCGAGGTTCATCGCCGCGAACATGGCGCTCTCCCCTTTTCCGTGTCCGCCGTGGGCTGCGGCGGCCGCTTTGCCCGTATCGCATCCGTGGGGGGTCCAGTATAAGACCCCTTCGCCGTACCCCCAGAGGGAGGTTCCCAGTACAAGAGCGAGGAGAAGGTTTTTCATATCGGGTTCCTTAGAATTTGATGGAGAAGCCGGCGGTGTAGACGCGACCGGGGTTGACCGTGATCGAGAGGTCTTCGTAATCGAACACGTCGTTTTCGTCGCGGTCGCTGCTGGCTCTGGCGGTATTGAAATAGCGGTTGTCCATCAGGTTGTCGATGCGGGCAAACAGCGAGTATTCAACGTCAAAGGCTTTTGCTTTGTACTCGGCCAGCAGGTTGACCGCTTCCTGGCCGTCGATCCGGAGGCGGTTGAGATCGTCGGCATAGTAATCGGAGCGTTTGGTGTATTCGGCCGAAAGTTTGATATTGGCGTTGTGCTGGTAATCGAGGATGACGTTGAGGCTGTGTTTGGACGTTCGGGGGATCGTATTGCCCGTGACGTTGTAATAGGTCACTTCGCCGGTATCGACCCTGCCGTCGTTGTCGGCATCGAAATGGATGCCGAAGCGGTCGTAATCGGTGTATTTGGCGTCAAGGTAGGTGTAGGCGACGTTGCATGAAACCTTGTCCCCGAGTTTCGAGACGGCGGAGAGTTCGAATCCCTGGTGTTTCGCCCCCCCGATGTTATCCCACATGTCGGTGACGGTGCTGTCGACACTCCCGTAGTTTCCGGCCGTTTTCATGATGAAATCCTTGCGGTCGATGCGGAACAGCGAGGCTTCGTATTGGAGGCCGTTGTAGTTTCCGCGCACCCCCGCTTCGTAGTTTTTGGCGTGTTCGGGGCGGAGGTTGGGGTTGTTTTGGGTACTTCCGTAGGTGCTGACGTTTGCGGCGAAGAGCTGTGAAATCGTAGGCGCCCGAAACCCGGTGGAGTAGTTTGCGAAGACGCTGCTCTCTTTGCCCAGATCGTAGTTGCTCCCGATGCGGTAGGAGTAAACGTCGAACGATTTATCCAGCCGGTTGTTGCGGGAGTCGGTGTAGTCGAGTTTGATCGCGTCGTAACGGGCGTTGAACGTCGCGCTGAGCCGGTCGGTGAGGGCGTGTTTGTATTCGCCGTAGAGGGCGTAGACGTTTTCGTCGGTTTCGTTGTTGCTGTTTTCGTCTCCGGCCGATACGTAGGTATAGCTGGGGAAATATCCGACCCGTTGCGCGACGCGGTAGAGCACCTTGTTTTTGTAGTTGTTGTCGCGCAGGTCGATTCCAAGCAGGGTTGCGAAGGTCTGCGTCGCGGTCCGGAATTCCCCTTTGATACCCGTCTGCACCTGTTCGTAATAGTTGTCGTAAACGTAATCGTCGTCGGTGTAGGTTCCAGAAGCGCCGAGGGCGTTTTTCGTTTGGGGACTCGACCAGAAATAGGTGTCGTCGGTGTAGACGTAGCCGTTGACGAGGAGGTTGGTGTTGTCGGAAAAATCTTTCGAATAGGTGAGAAACAGCTTGAAGAGGTCGACGTCGTATTTTCGGGTATAGTCGCGACTGTCCATGTCGCCGGTGTAGATGCTTTGGGGATTGTTCAGCGCCTCGCTCAGGCCCCCGACGGTTCCGTGGGAATCTTTTTTACGTTTGGAAGCTTCGAGCCCGAACGTCAGGTCGCTCGTATCGTCGAGGTAGTACTGGAGTTTCCCGTTGACGTATTGGGCTTTGTAGTCGGAATCTTCATGGTAGCCGTCGGCTTTGCGCTCGCTTGCCTGGATATGGAAACTCAGATCGTCGTTCGCATACCCCGTACGGGCGACGAGTTTCTGGTAACCGAAGCTTCCCCGCTCGATGGCTCCGAAGTTGTGGTTGTATTTGGCCCCCCGTTTGGTGGTGATGATAACGGCTCCGGAAAGGGCGTCGTCACCGAAGAGATAGGAAGCTCCCCCTTTGATTACCTTGATCGATTCGATGTTGTCGAGGTCGATATTGACCGCCCCGGTCCGCTCGAACACCGGGACCCCGTCGATGACGACGGCAACGCCCGGTTTTTCACCCATATACACCTGGTTTTCGATACCGCGAATGTGGATTTTGAGGCTGTCGCCGGTTTTGACTTCGGTGGTGATGCCGGGGATCGCGTTAAGCACCTGCTGGATATTTTCGACGTGAGAGTCGTCCACTTTCTGCCCGTCGATCGTTGAGGTGGAGGAGGCTTCCGTCCGCGACGAGTGAAAACGGTCGTCGATCGTCGTCGAGTCGATACCGATAATGCCGAGGTTTTCGGCAGCCAGGCATGAGCCTGCAAGCAGGGAAGAAAGAATAACGCTGTGGGAAATGTTGGCCATCACCGCTCCTGTTCGGAAATAAAAGTGGGTGATTATGAAGGAATAGTGTTACATTTGTGTTAATTGCACGAATCAAGAAATAATTAATATTTTAAAAAAGTGAGAGTGTGGGCAGGGCGTAAGCGCCGAAGGGTGGAGTATAATGGCGTCTAAAAACGGGGGCCACCATGACTACCGTCTGGCATAACCCAAAATGTTCCAAATCGCGCGAAGCGATCAAACTCCTCGAAGAGAAAGGGGCCGATTTCGGCGTCGTGAAATATCTGGAAGAGACGCCTGGCCGCGAGGAGATCGAATCGTTGCTGAAGAAACTGGGTATTTCGGCGCGGGAACTGATGCGCACCAAAGAGGACAGGGATGACATGCTTGTTGCATAGTGACATACTATGACATAAAAAATATAGACACGATAGAATAGTTACATCTTTATCAAGGAGTAACTATGGCATTGAACGGCACGGTCCACTTTTATACACCTACTACTATCCCTACCGAAGACTCTTTCGAGATACAAACTGAGAAGCTAAAAGAAGAAAATGACATCTGTATCTATTATGGTCGAGATGGGATTTCGCCTGATGATCCTGACTATGGACTTGGTATTTCAAAATTTCACAACTTCCCGTTTGTAGTGAATGAAGACGGTTCGTTGTGGAAAGACGCGACATTATATTTGATTTGGAAGATCAAACATCGTGAAGAGATAACACCTAAGCGGTTGCAACAGATTGCGGATTATCTTCAAGATTTTCTTCGCTTCTGTGAGATGACCGAAAATAATGAGGAAGCAGCAGCTGAACAAGACGGAAGGGAAATCCCGGAAGCAAGACGTTTCCACTATTTGAACGCACCCATAAAGTCACGCCGTCCTAATGTCATGTACGGACAGTATCTTTTAAAGATCAAGGCAAAGCAGTGGGGCCCGAAGATGAAGGCTGTTTCTGGTTTCTACCAATACCTAATTGAAGTAAGAAAGATTTCCTTCCCTGTCGATATGCTTGAACGTAGCATGTCAAGTAAGATTATTGCAACCGCTAACGGGGGTGGCTACATCATGGAAATTGGTTATAACCGAGTTGACCAGGAAGCCAAAACACAGAATCAGGATGACGGACACATTCGTGATGGTGAGAAGATGCGGCCTATGAGCATTGCCGAACAGATCATCTTTGAAAAGGCCATGCTCAAGTTTACACATGAAGAACTGGTACTTGGGTCGATGATCGCTATTACTTCGATGGCCAGAAAGCAGACAGTTTATACGCTCAGGCTTAAACACTTTATTAGCAATCTCCCTGCTGGTTACGACCCTATGACGTTGCGGCATTGGCGGCAGAACAACCTTTCTAAAATCGATCTAAAAGGCACACATGATATTCATGTTGGTGACGGTACAGGTGCAGACACGAAGAATGGTAAGCGGATGAAAATTACAATAGATAACTGGCTCCGGCTTGTCATCATAGAATACATCATATCACCACGTGCAGTGAAATACCGCAACTATGCCCTTTCACAAAATAGTGATCTTGATCAGTATCTGTTTTTAACCTACGATAAGAAGACAATGGAGAGTACGCCGTACTACCACGCCAATGATGATATCAATCTTCCAAACTGGCTTGATCAAGGGAAGCCGAAAAAGACTGGAAACGGAATTGATCAGGCCATGAAGCGGTTCCGTGACGGGCCACTGGCACAAGAGTGTACTGACAGGCAACTGTTCCCTGTCCGCTTCCATGACCTCAGAGCAAGTGGAGCAATGCGCTTTATTGATCGTAACGAATCGTTCGTCGATGGCGGTGAGACCACGTGGTCAGCTGTCCTTATCAAACTCTCAAAGTTGATGGGGCATGACAGCATCGCTACCACCCAGATGTATCTCGACTTCAAGCAACATTACGAACAAAAGCTGCCTCAGTTGCAGTTTGAATTCGAAGAATACAGATACGCAGAGATTCAAAAACGTATCCTTAGAGATCGGGTTAGTAAATGAGTGTTACAGAGGAGTTGACAGTGACAAAAACTGTTAGACGGGCAAGCAATAGGGGGTTCATCACTGTCTTATACGATCACGCCGAACTTCAAGCATCGTTTGAGAGTACGCTTGAAGCATTGCGCAATAATGGCGAGGAGCCTATGAAAATAAAACTTGAAAAAGCTGCTGGCGTCACCAATGGTTACCTGCAAGCAACCGCCAAAAAACACTTTTGGGCCCAAAAGATACTTACAGAATACAAATCACTACGTCGCGAATGGGAAGATAATGGCGGCGCGGAGTATAAGAGGATGAAAAAGATCCTGAACGAGATGGTCAAAAATGGCGAAAAGCCGGGTTTAAGTGTAATCGGTGAGAAAGCTGGGAGAAGTTCAGTTTATCTTTTGCCCAGGGAAAAACGCCAATTATACCCTTGGAAAATGAAATTATTTGAAGAGATTAGGGAAGCGCAAAAAGTGTTTGATAAACCAGTGCTGGAGATACCCAAAGGTTATGTGTGTTTGTCACATCAATGTCAATCGTTGAACACACTTGTAAAAGAGATGGAATTTGGGGATGCGGAGATCACCAGCTATAAAAATGCTGCTGTTAAATTTATAAATGGCAAAGAAGTGCACTTTGGATCGTGGCTGTATCAAAGATGGTTCCGATTTAGTGAAGGAACAAAAGGGGTTTTGACCTATGTGGATCCAAGCAGTTTTGATATACAGCGTACTTTTTTAGTCAGAGGAGCAATCTTAGCACTTAATGCAACAACTGAAAAATCACAAGGTATGCGCGCGAAAGATATTGAAAAGTACATCAACTGGCTTAACCGGACCGGAAATATGACGCCTAAGAATGCAAAAGAGGCCGAAGAAAGTTATCGGGGATTCTCTTTGTATTTGCACCAAGTGGTTAAAGGGCATGATCCTAGAAGAAAAAATCAGACTATTGATATTGACCACTTTGGTCGCAAACATGCGGGAAAAATCCAAGCCAGTGTGTGTTTAATGCTTGCGGAAGCTTTCACCAACGGAAACGCAGGAAAAATTCAAGGAATGACTGGATATGTCGAGGGTGGTTGGCAAAATGAGGATGAAGCCGTTATAGATATTGGTGCACTAGGTGATGCGCTGAGCTACTATTACCAGTTTTTCGAGCAGGTTACCAACTTTTTGCTCGAACACAAGCCTTATCCCTGCGCTATTAAGCTACTGGAGCATGATGCGATATTGGTTCCACAAATACCTGCATATCCCCAAATTATGACCCCTTTCAATGGAACTAATAGATTCGACTGGCGTATATATTTCGATCCGGATGTACTTGATCTCAGGAATGAGGCTGGAGTAAAAGCAGTAGTGATGAGGAGTGAAGTATATCAACGTAAGAGTCCTGCAAAGCAAGCATTAATGTTGAACGGAGCTGCCGACACTCTCAATACTTTTTGTGCAGCCATTCTTAAAGCAAACAGCGACTATTCTCATAATACTCGCTTATCTCTTGGCGTTCTAGCTATGCAAGCTTATTTTATGGTGATGATGGACATCACAGGGTTAAATGATGTGACGCTCGCAACCATGCCGTGGAGTGATGAGAATGACCTGTTTGAAGAGGATAACGGGGACAGTGTCAAGTTAAGAAACATCAAGCACCGAGCAGGGGGTAAAGTCGTCGAGTTTTCGATACAGCGGAAATTCAAGCCGAGCTTTATTACTTTCTTGAAGCTTCGCCGCTATGTCCTTGATGGGAATAGCTGCGATACCCTCTATTTTACAGGCACAGGCAAGAATATCAAACTTACTGGATCGTACCAGAATGGGGGATTTGG includes:
- a CDS encoding TonB-dependent receptor; the encoded protein is MANISHSVILSSLLAGSCLAAENLGIIGIDSTTIDDRFHSSRTEASSTSTIDGQKVDDSHVENIQQVLNAIPGITTEVKTGDSLKIHIRGIENQVYMGEKPGVAVVIDGVPVFERTGAVNIDLDNIESIKVIKGGASYLFGDDALSGAVIITTKRGAKYNHNFGAIERGSFGYQKLVARTGYANDDLSFHIQASERKADGYHEDSDYKAQYVNGKLQYYLDDTSDLTFGLEASKRKKDSHGTVGGLSEALNNPQSIYTGDMDSRDYTRKYDVDLFKLFLTYSKDFSDNTNLLVNGYVYTDDTYFWSSPQTKNALGASGTYTDDDYVYDNYYEQVQTGIKGEFRTATQTFATLLGIDLRDNNYKNKVLYRVAQRVGYFPSYTYVSAGDENSNNETDENVYALYGEYKHALTDRLSATFNARYDAIKLDYTDSRNNRLDKSFDVYSYRIGSNYDLGKESSVFANYSTGFRAPTISQLFAANVSTYGSTQNNPNLRPEHAKNYEAGVRGNYNGLQYEASLFRIDRKDFIMKTAGNYGSVDSTVTDMWDNIGGAKHQGFELSAVSKLGDKVSCNVAYTYLDAKYTDYDRFGIHFDADNDGRVDTGEVTYYNVTGNTIPRTSKHSLNVILDYQHNANIKLSAEYTKRSDYYADDLNRLRIDGQEAVNLLAEYKAKAFDVEYSLFARIDNLMDNRYFNTARASSDRDENDVFDYEDLSITVNPGRVYTAGFSIKF
- a CDS encoding sulfite exporter TauE/SafE family protein; translation: MEPLSLVSLFLIALSYGATACMLSCMPIVSPILLANGATRSQSLRALLPLMVGRISGYVTLAMAAYAGSVFIKSLLRDTVLMGYLLGSVTMVLAFRLWMDARRAQRCCNAPSAPSDNVFSLFLSGALLSMSICAPVVTMMTLSAAATTWYAALAYGLAFAFGATVLWFLFFSLVLTKILRESLEHLGTYRRFLHHAAPVLLGAVGIAIFNGWLHL
- a CDS encoding 4Fe-4S binding protein, which encodes MDKFLTVTALRRVVQLTAFFFFVYGATVFTTFYTDDKLTQALPALSCAYDMKGGDYCALIPLQHQMDHRVSTLFTEHAGIMQALMGTAITVGTVALLILILNKAFCGWLCPLGFFQESVGMIGTKLGMKQLPSLSAGTVNKIRPVKWFIFLFLVLIFPLLTGIGLLGHEWGSPFCSICPSRIMTTLAVGDMSQVYISQAGWGYFALSLIADLLFGLMVALALFVRQPFCRICPILPMQTLFKKIGLLRLVKNGSSHCEGCSNCVKACPMDIYEIGAPARNRDITHTDCTLCGRCVEFCPHDGVMSFKYGPATILTSSKESFKKRVKIDKWWKG
- a CDS encoding site-specific integrase encodes the protein MALNGTVHFYTPTTIPTEDSFEIQTEKLKEENDICIYYGRDGISPDDPDYGLGISKFHNFPFVVNEDGSLWKDATLYLIWKIKHREEITPKRLQQIADYLQDFLRFCEMTENNEEAAAEQDGREIPEARRFHYLNAPIKSRRPNVMYGQYLLKIKAKQWGPKMKAVSGFYQYLIEVRKISFPVDMLERSMSSKIIATANGGGYIMEIGYNRVDQEAKTQNQDDGHIRDGEKMRPMSIAEQIIFEKAMLKFTHEELVLGSMIAITSMARKQTVYTLRLKHFISNLPAGYDPMTLRHWRQNNLSKIDLKGTHDIHVGDGTGADTKNGKRMKITIDNWLRLVIIEYIISPRAVKYRNYALSQNSDLDQYLFLTYDKKTMESTPYYHANDDINLPNWLDQGKPKKTGNGIDQAMKRFRDGPLAQECTDRQLFPVRFHDLRASGAMRFIDRNESFVDGGETTWSAVLIKLSKLMGHDSIATTQMYLDFKQHYEQKLPQLQFEFEEYRYAEIQKRILRDRVSK
- a CDS encoding TonB family protein, whose protein sequence is MTYARKSFALSLAFHALMGSLAFWVLSRTTPPAETTKIPLKIMSFQPVEQRIAVPLPPMVSSPKAQRSAERVPALPPVRPSTSPSTLKPSAQSPAPAVAPTPVSAPSTPAALPKPSDVVQSAPAVPTAQAPQAKPDNTVEKRAFLSSLRSAIQSNLRYPSSARRRGMEGEVGVRFSLNGNGTLGAITILSGEAVFHNAVKAAVASASGIDIPKNLVSSMPMEIDLILEFRLKNG